ACTGCTGGCCTCACCACAGGTAACAAAAGATAACACACGGGTAGCACCAGGTGACAGCACAGGTAACATACTGTCAGCATTGCAGATAACAATGCAGGTAACATACTGTTAACATTACAGATAACAATACAGGTAACATATTGTTAACATTACAGATAACAGCACAGGTAACATACTGTTAACATTACAGATAACAGCACAGGTAACATACTGTTAGCATTACAGATAACAATACAGGTAACATACGGTTAACATTACAGATAACAGCATAGGCAACACTACAGGTTATCCTCGAGGGAACATCTATGTTACACCTCAGGTAACACCTCAGGTCCTACTACAGGTGACACTACAGGTTACACTACGGGTGGCACTTGTAACACCAGACGATACTTCAGTTAACAAACAGATTACACCAGAGATAACAATACGAGTCATCCCAGGTGGAACTTCAATACAGGTAACGCTACGGGAAACACCAGGTGATACCATATAACACTGAGCTACAGGTAAGCCTACTGGTGTTCTACTGGGGGTCTGTTTACACCGTAGTGCTGTTACTGCAGACCCAGTGTTGGACACGACTGTTATTGCAACACTTTTGTTCTGATAGTTTACTCTTGTAACTTGTCAACCAACATCATGCCAACCGTTAATTAACTTTTAgggatagatgtgtgtgtgtgtgtgtgtgtgtgtgtgtgtttgtgtgtgtgtgtgtgtgtatgtatgtgtgtgtgtgtgtgtgtgtgtgtgtgtgtgtgtgtgtgtgtgtgtttgtgtgtgtgaaggtaaaTTAAAATCCCTAGAAGAATGTGCTTTTCTCATGGGACTAAAGATTTGATGTTTGTACACCTCCTGTTGCTAGCTCCAGCTTATACCAGCACTGTGCTTTAATGATAGATGTGAACAATGCTAGGAATGCAGTTTAAAGGAAAGAGAAGTAGTAGAGAAGTAATAGAAAAGATTTGACTTCTCttttaaagtatttgaatacaTAGTTACTGTAGAGCCAAAGAAAGACGACTTTGTTAGAGGCTAACATGGCATGTCTTGTGATATTAGATTTATAACATATTAGAGATATAACATTTGATGTGTCACTAGCTATATAACGTGTTATGTGATACTGAATCTATGACATGTTATGTGATGGTAGAGAGGGCAGTGCAATTTGAACTTTAAGACCATGAAACATTTGGTCCTCCAGCTGTTTATATTCGGGGCACTGAAGGCTGAAGGAGTGGACTTCACGCAGTGTGTTACACACGGCAGCTTCCCCCGGCGTTGGCAGGAGACCCTCTACAACATGTTCCACTTCGTTACGCTCTACGTCGTCCCCCTGCTGGTCATGGCCTGCTGCTACTCCCGAATCCTCCTCCACATCAACCGCCAGCACCAGCAGAACAAGGGTagcgcacgcaggcacacgcacgcacacgcacacacacacacacacacacacacgcacacacacacacaccacacacacacacacacacacacacacacacacacacacacacacacacacaatcacagagatacacagacaacaccacacacacacacacacacacacatacacacacgcacacacacacacacacacacacacacacacacacacacacacacacacacacacacacacacacacacacacaatcacagagatacacagacactcacacacactcacacacacgcacacacaatcacaatcacacatacacaatcacacagatacagagacactcaaacacactcacacacacgcacacacaatcacaatcacacgcacacaatcacacagatacacagacactcacacaaacacgtactcacacacacgcacaatgacatgaacatacacacacactgaaatgcTGACGGGGGTAACATTTTGGTAATGTTTGGTAAAGTTTAGTTAAATTATCATAATTATGGGTAAATATTGGTAATGAATGGGTAATGTATGGGTAATGTAACAGTCATGTTTGGTAACATATGATAATAATTGGTTAGGCCGGGGTAATGCATGGTAACAACGGTAATGATGGTGACCTTAAGGGTAAACGTGGTAATGTGCAGCACCATATGGTAATGTGTGGTCCTAAATAAGTATGTTGTTTGCGTCGGCAGCCGGAGAGTCATACCTGAGGCGCAGCGGAACAGACATGATCCCCAAGGCTCGCATGAAGACCCTGAAGATGACCATCATCATCGTGATGACCTTCATCGTGTGCTGGACTCCGTACTACCTGCTGGGCATCTGGTACTGGTTCCAGCCACAGATGCTGGCGGTGACACCCGAGTACGTCCACCACGGCCTGTTTGTGTTCGGGAACCTCAACACCTGCTGCGACCCCATCATCTACGGCTTCTACACGCCCTCCTTCAGGGCCGACCTGagcgcctgctgctgctgccccgcccccagcgcCGCCGGGGCCTCCCCCAGGTCTCTGGACCGCCTCTCCGCCCGACAGCAACCCCACAGCGGGGAGCCCGACT
The nucleotide sequence above comes from Gadus chalcogrammus isolate NIFS_2021 chromosome 4, NIFS_Gcha_1.0, whole genome shotgun sequence. Encoded proteins:
- the LOC130380616 gene encoding gonadotropin-releasing hormone II receptor-like, which codes for MLCSPHYQVIIEPPFSHCCHILLPLLPPSSSPILLPNSSHPSPPAEWATPTFTRAAQVRVGATFVLFVFAACSNLALLISVWRGRGRRLASHLRPLIMSLASADLMMTFVVMPLDAVWNVTVQWRGGDVLCRLLSFLKLFAMQSSASILVVISLDRQHAILHPLDSLSAHHRNRRMLGLAWSLSLLLASPQLFIFGALKAEGVDFTQCVTHGSFPRRWQETLYNMFHFVTLYVVPLLVMACCYSRILLHINRQHQQNKAGESYLRRSGTDMIPKARMKTLKMTIIIVMTFIVCWTPYYLLGIWYWFQPQMLAVTPEYVHHGLFVFGNLNTCCDPIIYGFYTPSFRADLSACCCCPAPSAAGASPRSLDRLSARQQPHSGEPDSDPASAHHT